The Spiroplasma citri genome has a segment encoding these proteins:
- a CDS encoding DUF3627 domain-containing protein yields MYQKPSYKKNINVENCFIRREFIVFRTDKASFINLPNHNRHIGFWLSNKFIYPSEKNCNQVAIGLIYDNYYSIVKYDENLKRNIWKSLTGTELINLYNQYKQNYSTNMKKALFSSEPKKVKTNKNNFTNLSVEKKEQLIKDLKSLN; encoded by the coding sequence ATGTATCAGAAACCAAGTTATAAGAAGAATATTAACGTAGAAAATTGCTTTATTCGAAGAGAATTTATAGTTTTTAGAACAGATAAAGCTTCATTTATAAATTTACCTAATCATAATCGTCATATTGGTTTTTGATTGAGTAATAAGTTTATTTATCCGAGTGAAAAAAATTGTAATCAAGTAGCAATCGGTTTGATTTATGATAATTATTATTCTATTGTAAAATATGATGAAAATTTAAAGCGTAATATTTGAAAGAGTTTAACTGGAACGGAATTAATTAATTTATATAATCAATATAAACAAAATTACTCTACTAATATGAAAAAAGCATTATTTTCAAGTGAACCTAAAAAAGTAAAAACAAATAAAAATAATTTCACAAATTTAAGTGTTGAAAAAAAAGAACAATTAATTAAAGACTTAAAAAGTTTAAATTAA
- a CDS encoding DNA-methyltransferase, with product MFKTNLGKLINGDALTFIKSLENDSVDLILTDPPYLYNLPKRKNEHINEKSNTTDRIGKSINKYINAIYDNNLHNSFDINSYLDEFYRVSKNKFMLIWMNRQQIIDYLDWVCKKDMLYDFILWNKTNPMPTNNHIFQDKEYCMMIYSKKHRIPNYKNDYESKKTIFNYSIGKKITGHPTEKPLYIFNRLISKYSKENDVILDCFLGSGTTAYACEQLKRKWMGCEINNEYYKIIKKRLKNIQFKFEF from the coding sequence ATGTTTAAAACAAATTTAGGAAAATTAATAAATGGTGATGCATTAACTTTTATTAAAAGTTTAGAAAATGATAGTGTTGATTTAATATTAACTGATCCACCCTATTTATATAATTTACCAAAAAGAAAAAATGAACATATAAATGAAAAAAGCAATACTACCGACAGAATCGGTAAAAGCATAAACAAATATATTAATGCTATTTATGATAATAATTTGCATAATTCATTTGATATAAATTCTTATTTAGATGAGTTTTATCGAGTTTCAAAAAATAAATTTATGTTAATTTGAATGAATAGACAACAAATTATAGATTATTTAGATTGAGTTTGTAAAAAAGATATGCTTTATGATTTTATCCTTTGGAACAAAACAAATCCAATGCCAACTAATAATCATATTTTCCAAGATAAAGAATATTGTATGATGATTTATTCTAAAAAACATCGAATTCCGAATTATAAAAATGATTATGAAAGTAAAAAAACAATTTTTAATTATTCAATCGGAAAAAAAATAACAGGGCACCCAACAGAAAAACCATTATATATATTTAATCGATTAATTAGTAAATATAGTAAAGAAAATGATGTAATTTTAGATTGTTTTCTAGGTAGTGGTACAACAGCTTATGCTTGTGAACAATTAAAACGAAAGTGAATGGGCTGCGAAATAAATAATGAATATTACAAAATAATTAAAAAAAGATTAAAAAATATTCAGTTTAAATTTGAATTTTAA